A segment of the Actinomycetota bacterium genome:
TGCAGCACGTTCCGGTCGACCTGACGCTGGAGAAGGACCTGGACCCCGAGATCGCGTCCTGGCTGGCCTTTGCCGTCCAGAAGGTCGACGAGCTGGTGACCCTCACCAAGGGCTTCACCGATGGGCCGGAGTCGGTCTCAGAAGCCCTAGAGGCCAACAAGGCCACTCTCGAGGGCCGTCGATCCTCCTCCCGCTCCATCAACCCCGGCGTTCGCAACCGCCTGGAGGGCCTCAGCGAGAAGGACTACTCCCGTTCGGCCAGCTACGCCGACCGTTCGGTGGTCCAGCAGGCCGAGCTCAACCTTCCGCTGTTCCCCACCACGACCATCGGCTCGTACCCGCAGACCGACGAGATCCGCCGGGCTCGTGCCCAGCTGAGGTCGGGCGCCATCACCCCCGAGCAGTACAAGGAGGAGATGAAGCAGGAGGTCGAGCGGGTCATCCGGTTCCAGGAGAGCGTCGACATCGACGTCCTGGTCCACGGCGAGCCCGAGCGAAACGACATGGTCCAGTACTTCGCCGAGCAGATGGACGGCTATCTGTTCACCACCAACGGGTGGGTCCAGTCCTACGGCAGCCGGTGCGTGCGCCCGCCGATCATCTACGGAGACGTCCACCGCCCCTACCCCATGACCATCGAGTGGGCCAAGTACGCCCAGTCGCTGACCGACCGCCCGGTGAAGGGCATGCTCACCGGCCCGGTGACGATGCTGGTCTGGTCCTTCGTCCGTGACGACCAGCCCTGGTCCGACACCTGCACCCAGCTGGCCCTGGCCATCCGGGACGAGGTCAACGACCTGGAGGCGGCGGGCTTCCGGGTCATCCAGGTCGACGAGGCCGCGCTTCGTGAGGGCATGCCCCTCCGCAAGGAACGGGCCAAGGACTACCTCGACTGGGCGGTTCGCTGCTTCCGCCTGACCACCTCGGGCGTCGCCGACAAGACCAACATCCAGATGCATATGTGCTACTCGGAGTTCGGCGACATCATGCAGGCCATCGACAACCTCGATGCCGACGTCGCGCTGATCGAGGCGGCTCGCTCCAACATGGAGCTGCTCGGCGACTTCGTGAACGCCGGCTACGTGCGGGCGGTTGGCCCGGGCGTCTACGACATTCACTCGCCCCGGGTCCCCTCGGTCGACGAGATGACCGAGAAGCTGAGGGTG
Coding sequences within it:
- the metE gene encoding 5-methyltetrahydropteroyltriglutamate--homocysteine S-methyltransferase, encoding MARSNISGFPRIGPRRELKFATEGYWKGKTSAEELNQVASDLRSANWKLMKDAGVDLVPSGDFSFYDQMLDAVTMVGAVPARYGHTGGNVDLDTYFAMARGRQTAGQDVVAMEMTKWFNTNYHYIVPELAPDTEFSYCNDKPVAHYLEAKSQGINTVPVLVGPVTFLLLSKPAPDVADDFDPLSLLDKILPVYEQVLAQLGAEGAEWVQLDEPAFVQDRQAADLDALKVAYDRLSQVAGRPKILVKTYFDHVGEAYPVLRDLPVEGIGLDFVAGAENARLIAEQGWSEGKTLFAGVVNGRNIWINDFAKTLELLESLKGAASEIVVSTSSSLQHVPVDLTLEKDLDPEIASWLAFAVQKVDELVTLTKGFTDGPESVSEALEANKATLEGRRSSSRSINPGVRNRLEGLSEKDYSRSASYADRSVVQQAELNLPLFPTTTIGSYPQTDEIRRARAQLRSGAITPEQYKEEMKQEVERVIRFQESVDIDVLVHGEPERNDMVQYFAEQMDGYLFTTNGWVQSYGSRCVRPPIIYGDVHRPYPMTIEWAKYAQSLTDRPVKGMLTGPVTMLVWSFVRDDQPWSDTCTQLALAIRDEVNDLEAAGFRVIQVDEAALREGMPLRKERAKDYLDWAVRCFRLTTSGVADKTNIQMHMCYSEFGDIMQAIDNLDADVALIEAARSNMELLGDFVNAGYVRAVGPGVYDIHSPRVPSVDEMTEKLRVAASMLDRRWIWVNPDCGLKTRGWAETEPSLRNMVEAAAQLRKEFAALEGSSA